One segment of Anser cygnoides isolate HZ-2024a breed goose chromosome 5, Taihu_goose_T2T_genome, whole genome shotgun sequence DNA contains the following:
- the SAV1 gene encoding protein salvador homolog 1: protein MLSRKKTRTELSKPGEVQGKYVKKETSPLLRNLMPSFIRHGPTIPRRTDICPSDSTPAYAAGGDGIVSRNQSFLRTPVQRPPHEIMRRESNRLSAPSYLARSLADVPREYGSSSQSFLTEANSVMENGDAGARCYYYDHFYDAQRRRQLNDRLHEDYRYYEHNSDLFQRMSQNHGRHTSGIGRVAATSLGNLTNHSSEDLPLPPGWSVDWTIRGRKYYIDHNTNTTHWSHPLEREGLPPGWERVESAEFGVYYVDHINKRAQYKHPCAPSVPRYDQPPPVTYQPQQAERSQPLLVPANPYHTAEIPDWLQVYARAPVKYDHILKWELFQLADLDTYQGMLKLLFMKELERIVKLYEAYRQALLTELEHRKQRQQWYAQQHGKNF from the exons ATGCTGTCGCGGAAGAAGACCCGCACGGAGCTCTCGAAGCCCGGCGAGGTGCAGGGCAAGTACGTGAAGAAGGAGACGAGCCCGCTGCTCCGCA ATCTCATGCCTTCATTTATCCGCCACGGTCCAACCATTCCAAGACGAACTGATATCTGTCCTTCTGACTCCACTCCTGCGTATGCTGCTGGGGGAGATGGAATTGTTTCCAGGAACCAGAGCTTCCTTCGAACTCCAGTGCAGAGGCCACCTCATGAAATAATGAGACGTGAAAGCAACAGACTGTCTGCACCCTCCTATCTTGCTAGAAGCTTAGCTGATGTCCCTAGAGAATATGGCTCTTCCTCCCAGTCCTTTTTAACAGAAGCTAATTCTGTTATGGAAAATGGAGACGCGGGCGCCCGTTGCTACTATTACGATCACTTTTATGATGCCCAAAGGAGACGTCAGTTAAATGACCGCTTGCATGAGGACTACAGGTATTACGAACACAACAGTGATCTTTTCCAGAGGATGTCCCAGAATCATGGGAGGCACACTTCAG GCATCGGGAGAGTTGCTGCTACATCTCTAGGAAATTTAACCAACCATAGCTCTGAAGACTTGCCTCTTCCTCCTGGCTGGTCAGTGGACTGGACTATTAGAGGAAGGAAATACTATATAGATCATAACACTAATACGACTCATTGGAGCCACCCACTCGAGCGTGAGGGACTGCCTCCGGGATGGGAGAGAGTCGAGTCAGCAGAATTCGGAGTGTATTATGTGGATCACATCAATAAAAGAGCTCAATACAAACATCCTTGTGCTCCCAG CGTTCCCCGTTACGACCAGCCTCCCCCGGTGACTTACCAGCCCCAGCAGGCGGAGCGAAGCCAGCCCCTCCTCGTCCCTGCGAATCCCTACCACACTGCAGAGATTCCGGACTGGCTGCAGGTCTACGCCAGGGCTCCTGTGAA GTACGACCACATCCTGAAGTGGGAGCTCTTCCAGCTCGCGGACCTGGACACGTACCAGGGCATGCTGAAGCTGCTCTTCATGAAAGAACTGGAACGGATCGTTAAGCTGTACGAGGCGTACAGGCAGGCCCTCCTCACCGAGCTGGAGCATCGcaagcagaggcagcagtggTATGCCCAGCAGCACGGCAAGAACTTCTAA